From the genome of Anaerobacillus sp. CMMVII:
AGCTCGTGAGCTTCTCTCAACAGAAGCACAATTATCATTTCGAGATATTAATGATAATTTGATGCTTGATGGTGCTGATCTTAAACAAGGTGGAGCAAATGTTACTTTTAGTCAGACTAACCAACCATGGGTTGCCGTTACCTTAAATGATGCAGCGAAATTTGGTCAAGTTACAAGTGATCCGGCTGTGTTAGGAAGTCAGCTTGTTATTTGGATGGACTTTCAAGAAGGCGACTCATTTATGCAGGAAATGCAAAAACCGGAATCAGAGAGGAAGTTTATCTCGGCTCCAACTGTAAGAAATGTACTGAATACAACAAACGTAGTTATTGAAGGAACATTTACTTTAGAAGAAGCTCAATTTTTAGCCGATGTCCTAAATGCAGGTTCCCTGCCAGTAAAGTTAGAGGAAGTGTATTCGAATTCAGTAGGTGCGGCTCTTGGTGAAAAAGCAATGGAGATGACAATCTATGCTGGGTTTATTGGTGTAGCCTTAATTTTTCTCTATATGTTAATTTACTACCGTTTTATGGGAATGATTGCAGTTATTACACTATCTTTCTACATATACCTTGTACTTGTAGTCTTTAATTGGATGAATGCAGTTCTTACGCTTCCTGGGATTGCCGCATTAATTCTAGGAGTAGGTATGGCGGTCGATGCAAATATTATTACGTACGAACGAATTAAGGACGAGCTTCGCACAGGAAAGACGACAATGTCTGCTTTCAAAGCGGGGAGCCGTCGTTCTCTATCAACCATCCTAGATGCTAACATTACAACCATTTTAGCAGCATCTGTCTTGTTCTATTTTGGAACAATGGCCGTGCAAGGATTTGCAGTCATGTTAATTGTAAGTATCTTAACAAGCTTTTTAACAGCAGTTTACGGTTCACGACTCCTTTTAGGTTTATGGGTAAACAGTAGAATTTTGAATAAGAAACCAGGCTTATTTGGGGTAAAGGAGAGTGAAATAAGTGAACTTTAATTTTGGAGATTCAAAACTAGATTTTGTAAAACATCGTAAAAAGTTCTTTATCTTCTCAGCTCTACTTGTACTAACGGGAGTTATTTTACTTTCGACTGTTGGTTTAAATTTAGGCATTGATTTTAATAGTGGGACAAAGATTGAGCTCTTAAGTGGCGAAACCTTAACTGCTGAAATTGTTAATAATGAGTTTGCTGAAATTGGTTTAACTCCTGATAATGTACTTTTAGCTGGGGACCGTAGTGAAATGGCTTATGCTACTTTTATTGGTGTCTTAACTCAAGACGAAATTCTTAAAGTACAACGCCACTTTAATGAACAATTTGGTGCTGAGCCTAATATTAGTACGGTAACACCTACGATCGGTCGTGAACTTGCAAGGAATGCCTTTTACTCGGTCATCTTTGCATCGATTGGTATAGTTATCTACGTAACTATCCGCTTTGAACTGTTATATGGTGTCGCAGCTATTGTTGCTTTACTTCACGATGCGTTTTTCATTATTACAATTTTTAGTATTACGCAAATGGAAGTGAACTTGCCGTTCATTGCAGCGGTCCTGACAATTGTAGGGTACTCCATTAACGATACAATTGTAACCTTTGACCGGATTAGAGAAAATCTAAGCTACGAAAAGAAGGTTAGAGGGTTTGAAGATCTAGCACGAGTTGTGAACAAAAGCTTAATCCAAACGTTAGCGCGTTCGATTAATACCGTATTAACAGTTGTTTTTGCGGCAGCAGCCCTACTTATCTTTGGTGGCGAAGCGATCCGTACGTTCTCCTTTGCTTTACTAGTAGGATTGGTAGCAGGAACATATTCATCGCTATTTATTGCAGCACAATTATGGCTAGTTTGGAAAAGTAAAAGTTTACAAAAAAAGCGCTTTAAAATAACTGAGAATGAAGCATAATAGTAGTAGGTTAAACCGTGGTGAGAATAAGCCACGGTTTATTTTCTCTTTGATACCATGAAGTTCTGGTTTGGCTACATATTAGATTGGGTACTAATTAAGAAATAGGTGATTAAATGAATGATGTAAAAGACGAGCGGTATCAACAAGTACAATTTGCCGCTTGGGTAGGGATAATCGGAAATATTATCTTGGCTTTAATTAAAGGTGTCATTGGTTGGTTAGCTGGCAGTAGAGCGCTAGTTGCAGATGCGGTCCATTCGGCCTCTGATGTGGTTGGGTCTGTCGCAGTGTTGATCGGTGTTAGGGCCGCAAAATTACCACCAGATGAAGATCATCCCTATGGTCACGGAAAAGCTGAGTCCATTGCGGCCATCATAGTAGCAGTTTTACTATTTATTGTTGGTTTCGAAATTGCTCTATCTGCAATTAAATCTTTGAATGAACCAATTGAGGTTCCAGGGATTATTGCCATCTATGCTGTTATTTTTTCAATTGTTGTCAAAGAATTGATGTTCCGTTACAAATACCGGTTAGGGAAAAAATATCGTAGTGAGGCTTTAATAACAGATGCTTGGCATCATCGCTCTGATGTTTTTTCGTCAATTGCTGCTTTAATCGGGATTGGTGCATCCATATTGGGAGGCTATATTGGCGTTCCGTGGTTAGTTTACGCTGATCCTTTGGCTGGAATTTTTGTAGCAGGTCTTATTTTAAAAATGGCTTGGGGACTAGGAAAACAATCGATTCACAATGCATTGGATCATGTGCTTCACGATGAGGATACGGTTGAAATGCGTGAAACAGCCTTAAATGTCGATGGGGTTTTAAAAATCGACGAATTCTTAGCGCGTGAGCATGGTCATTACGTTATTATTGATATTAAAATTTCTGTTGATCCCCACATAACAGTTGAAGAAGGTCATGCGATTGGCAAAAAAGTAAAAGCTGAGTTAGTAAAAATAGAACATGTCCAAGATGTTCGCATCCACATTAATCCATTTTCAGAGTAGTTTAGAGTTTTGAGTGTAGAGTCTAGAGTTTGTGACAGCAATGCTTCGAAGCACTACTTTGCAAAAAACTCAACACTCAAAACTAATAAGGAGTTGATCAATTGAGAGGGCAATCGGGGTTAATTCTTGGTTTGGTTGTTGCATTACTAATTACTATTTTTGCGGTAATTAACATGGAGGTAGTAACTGTAAACTACATGTTTGGCACTGCTCAGTGGCCTCTTGTGATTGTAATTATTAGTTCAGTTTTAATGGGCGCGTTATTGGTAGGCGGAGTGGGTTTATATCAATTTTATGGGCTGAAATCAAAACTAAAAAAGCTTCAATTAGAGCATGAAGATCTGAAAAGAAAAAGTAGTAACACGAAGAAAGAACAGGCCAAAATACAAAATAATAATAGCGACTCGAATCCAAAAACATGAATTGCCACACTCTCTAACCTCTTGTATACTATATAGGTTAGGGGTGTGGTATTTCATGCTAAGATCGAAGAAAAGATGGAAAGTAGAAGGAGGAGGCCATTCCTTAGAACAACAGTTTGTCACGGAACTAAAAATATCGCCACTCGTGGCAAATTTACTTTTAAACAGAGGGATTACTTCAGTTGAGGAAGCTCGAAAGTTCTTATATATAGAAAAAACGGAGTTCCATGACCCTTTTTTGATGAAGGGAATGCGACAAGCAACAGAACGAATAATGCAAGCTATTGAAAATAAAGAAAAAATATTAATTTTTGGGGATTATGATGCCGATGGAGTAAGCAGCACGGCAGTTATGATCCTTACTCTGAAACGGTTAGAAGCGGATTTTAACTTTTATATTCCTAATCGCTTTACTGAGGGGTATGGCCCTAATGAGCCTGCACTAAGAAGAGCGAAGGCTGAAGGGTATTCATTAGTTATAACCGTTGATACTGGAATTTCGGCTGTTCATGAGGCAAATGTGGCAATGGAAATTGGTCTGGACTTTATTGTGACAGATCATCACGAACCGCCACCAGTGCTGCCGAATGCGTTAACGATCGTAAATCCAAAACAAGAAGATTGTTTATATCCTTTTAAAGGATTAGCTGGGGTTGGGGTCGCTTTTAAATTAGCTCATGCCTTATTAGGACAAGCTCCAGAAGACTTATTAGACATTGCTGTCATTGGTACGATTGCGGACTTAGTCCCATTAGTAGATGAAAATCGTCTTATTGCGAAAAAAGGGATTCGAGCATTAGAAAAATCAAATCGCCCAGGTTTACAAGCGTTAAAAAAAATAACAGGGATGATTGATAAAGAGTTAAACGCAGACCATGTTGGTTTTGGAATTGGTCCAAGAATAAATGCAGCTGGAAGACTTGATTCAGCCACGCCGGCTGTAGAGTTGTTAGTTTGTGAGGATCGATTACTAGCTGAGGAAATGGCAATTGAGATTGATGAGCTAAATAAGACAAGACAAGGAATTGTCAACGAAATTGCGAACGAAGCAATTGAGATGGTTGAGGAACATTACAAGACTCTAGACGAGCATAAAGTATTAATTGTCGCTAAAGAAGGTTGGAATGCCGGAGTAATAGGGATTGTAGCTTCGAGACTAGTGGAAAAATACTACCGGCCAACAATTGTCATGACGATTGATAAGGAAAAAGGGTTAGCTAAAGGATCAGCGCGTAGTATTGAGGGCTTCGATATGTTTAAAAACTTATCAGAATCTCGTGATATTCTTCCACATTTTGGTGGGCATCCAATGGCAGCCGGTTTAACAATGAAAGTTGCTGATGTAGAAGAATTAAGATCGCGTTTGAATGTACTAGCAAGTGAAATTTTAACTGAATCTGACTATGTTCCAATTACAAATGTCGATATTGAAGTTTCCTTATCGGATATCACGATACCGATCATTGAGGAGATGAGTTTGCTTGCTCCTTTTGGTGTTAGTAATCCAACACCTCGAGTAATGGTAGATCGTGTTAATTTGTCACAAATGAAGAGAATTGGCAGTGAAGAGAACCATTTGAAAATGCTTTTAGAGGAAAATGGGAACACTATCGATTGTGTAGGTTTCAACCTTGGCCATCTATATGAGGAAATCTCTTTAGCAGCACAAGTCTCAGCGGTTGGAACACTCTCAATAAATGAATGGAATGGTAACTGTAAACCACAGATAATGTTAGATGATCTAGCAGTGAACGAGTGGCAATTGTTTGATTGTCGTGGAAGCGGAGGTTTTAAACGACACCGTCATTTACCAACAGAAAAGGTTGTCTGTATCTACTTTGATGAAACAACTATAGAAACTCTAAATATTGAAGAAAAATATCAATTCGTTCATATTCCTTATGATGTCGAGACACCAAACCTAGATTTAACAGGAAAATATGTATTTATCTTAGATTTACCTTTTGAAAAAGCTCAAATAGAAAATGTTTTTGCAAGAAATCAAAAACCAGATAGAATATATCCGATCTTTCATCATAATGAGAATCATTTCTTTACAACGATTCCTTCGAGAGAACACTTTAAATGGTTCTATGGTTTCTTAACAAAGCAACAAACATTTGATTTGAAGAAACACGGCTCACAGTTAGCAAAACATAAAGGTTGGTCTACTGACACAATTGATTTTATGGTAAAGGTGTTTTTTGATTTAGAATTTGTTACAATAAACAACGGACTTATTTCGCTTTCTACAAATATTGAGAAAAAAGATCTTAATCATTCAAAAACATACAAACGAAAGCAGGAACAAGCAAAATTAGAAAATGACTTGTACTATTCTTCTTATAATGAATTAAAAGAATGGTTTGAAAAAATCTTTTCTATAAGGAAGAAGGCATAAAACTTTAATAGGTAATGTCTAGCTCCGGCACCCAGCCCCTCGAGGTCAAATAACCTGACTAGGAAAAAAGTGAAAAGACGCACTTTTTTCTAGTCAGAACATTTGCTTGTCGCTGCTCCTGCGATTACTCGTCGCAAAGCTCGAAGAAGTATTTCGAGGAAGTTGCTTGGCTACCCAGGGCGCTCTGCGCTTTTCTTATCAGCTCGTTACTTAAGCTTGTCGTTTATACAATTAGGAGGAAACATGAAGATGGATTTTAAAGAGTATATTACCATTGTCCCAGATTACCCGAAGGAAGGAATTCGTTTCAAAGACATCACAACCTTAATGGAAAATGGAGAGGTATATAAGCATGCAATCGACGCAATGGCTGAATTCGCGAAAGACAAGAACATCGATGTAGTCGTTGGTCCTGAAGCACGTGGATTTGTTGTAGGTTGTCCAATATCTTATGCTCTTGAAGTAGGGTTCGTTCCGGTTCGTAAAGCAGGAAAGCTTCCAAGAGAAGTGATTCAAGTAGAGTATGGTTTAGAGTACGGGAAAGATACTCTTACTATTCACAAAGACGCAATTAAGCCAGGGCAACGTGTGTTAATTGCAGATGACCTTTTAGCAACTGGTGGAACAATTGAAGCAACAGTGAAAATGGTAGAAGAATCAGGTGGAATTGTCGCTGGGATTGTTTTTATGATCGAACTAACTTATTTAGATGGTCGTGAAAAACTAAGTAAATATGAGGTTTTCTCATTAACCCAGTATGCGTAAAAATAAGTTGAGAGTGCTCTAATGGAGCGCTCCTTTCTTTTAAAGATTAATAAAGTATATGTGTTTTTAGTACTTGATGTCTAGCTCCACCGCCCAGCCCCTCGAGGTCAAATAACCTTCGAGAATAAAAAGTGAAAGAGCACACTTTTTTTCTCGAAGAACATTTGCTTGTCGGGGCTACCCAGGGCGCTTGCGCATTTCTTGTTAGTGTAGAGTTTAGAGTGTAGAGTTTAAAGTCTTTCTTACGAAATCTTCGAAGCAAAAGCATAAAATAACTCTAAACTCTAAACTTTACACTCTAAACCCTTTACATAAGCACAAATTATAACGATAATAGAAAGAAATATATTAAAGGCTGTAAGGTGATGGTGATTCCATTGATCGAACAAGTATTAGACAAAGCGCGTTCTTATCTTTCAGATAAAGATGTAGAATTTTTAAATAAGGCCTATGAGTTTGCCAATCAAGCTCATGGAGAACAATACCGCAAGTCAGGTGAGCCATATATCCTTCACCCAATTCAAGTTGCTGAAATATTAATTGAATTGGAACTGGACCCTGATACGATTGCTGCTGCATTTTTACATGATGTAGTCGAAGATACCGAGGTAACTTTAGATCAGTTACGAAAAGAATTTAGTGATGAAGTAGCAATGTTGGTAGATGGAGTCACAAAGTTAGGTAAGATTAAATATAAATCTCAAGAAGAACAGCAAGCTGAAAACCACAGAAAAATGTTTGTGGCCATGGCTAAAGATATTCGGGTGATTTTAATTAAGCTTGCCGATCGTCTTCATAATATGCGGACATTAAAACATTTGCCAGCAGAAAAGCAAAGAAGAATTGCAAATGAAACGTTGGAAATATTTGCTCCACTAGCACATCGCTTGGGAATATCAACCATTAAGTGGGAGCTTGAGGATACAGCATTACGCTACTTAAATCCACAGCAATACTATAGAATTGTAAATTTAATGAAGAAAAAGCGTGCTGAACGTGAGGACTATATCAATGAGCTCGTGAAAAAAATTGAAGAACGCTTAGAAGAGGTCGATGTAAAAGCGAATATTCACGGTCGAGCTAAGCATATTTATAGTATTTACCGGAAGATGGCCCTCCAAAATAAGCAGTTTAACGAAATTTATGATTTATTAGCAGTAAGAATTATCGTGGAAAATATCAAGGATTGTTATGCGGTTTTAGGTGTGATTCATACTTGTTGGAAGCCTATGCCTGGTCGTTTTAAAGATTATATTGCGATGCCAAAGGCTAATATGTATCAATCACTTCATACGACAGTCATTGGTCCTAAAGGTGATCCACTAGAAGTCCAAATACGCTCTGAGGAAATGCACAAAATTGCTGAATTTGGGGTAGCGGCTCATTGGGCTTATAAAGAAGGCAAGGCAGTTTCTGCCGGTCAATCGTTGGAAAAGAAAATGACTTGGTTTAGAGAAATACTCGAATGGCAAAATGATGCCAATGATGCTCAAGAATTTATGGAATCCTTAAAAATTGACTTGTTTTCTGATACTGTTTTTGTATTCACACCAAAAGGTGATGTTATTGAATTACCTGCAGGATCTGTTCCTTTGGATTTTGCCTACCGAATCCATACAGAAATCGGAAATCGTTGTATTGGTGCAAAAGTGAATGGAAAAATGGTAACACTAGACCACCGTTTGAAAACAGGAGATATTGTAGAGGTACTCACTTCAAAGCATTCATACGGTCCTAGCCAAGATTGGATTAAAATAACACAAAGTTCTCATGCAAAAAATAAGATCCGCCAATGGTTCAAAAAAGAACGTCGCGATGAAAATGTTGCAAAGGGCAGAGATCTAGTTGAAAAAGAAATTAAAAAACATGGAATTGAGCCTAAGGAAGTATTAACAACTGAGAATATTGATTTAGTGGCCAATAAGTTTAATTTCCAAGGTGAGGAAGACATGTATGCAGCTGTAGGCTATAACGGTATTACCGCTGCTCAAATAGCCACTAGATTAACGGAAAAAATCCGAAAAAAACGTGGTCAAGAATTGGAAGATCAAACATTATCGGAACGTGTTTCTGATATAAAGAAATATACCCCAACAAAGAAAACCAATATTGGTGTCAGAGTGAAGGGGATAGACAATCTCTTAATCCGTTTATCAAAGTGCTGTAACCCTGTTCCTGGAGATGAAATTATCGGTTTTATTACCAAGGGGCGAGGTGTGTCGATCCATAGAGCGGATTGTACAAACGTAAGCGCTGATGATGACCAAACAAGATTGCTTCCTGTTGAATGGGAAGGTAACAATCAAGAGACCAAAAACTATAACGTTGATATTGAGATCTCAGGATATGATCGTCGCGGGCTTTTAAACGAAGTTCTTCAAGCTGTAACAGAAACAAGGACAAACATAAATGCTGTTTCAGGAAGATCTGACAAAAATAAAATGGCAACCATCTTGATGACGATTTCCATTCATAATGTTGATCATTTGCAAAAAGTCGTTGATCGAATAAAACGAATTCGCGATATTTATTCTGTACGCAGAATTATGCATTAAAGGAGTAAAAAAGTGAGAGTAGTTGTACAAAGAACGAAACAAGCAAGTGTAGTTGTTGATGAAAAAATAGTTGGCCAGATCGAGTTTGGTTTTATGCTATTAGTCGGTATTACTCATGAGGATACTGAAGCGGATGTTGATTTTCTTGCTGAAAAAATTGTAAATCTACGGGTGTTTGAGGACGAGGCAGGGAAAATGAATTTGTCCCTATTGGATGTAGGTGGTCAAATATTATCAATTTCTCAATTTACGCTATATGGTGACTGCCGAAAAGGGAGACGACCAAATTTTATGAATGCTGCCAAACCAGAGATCGCCGAAAGACTATATCATCTATTAAATGAAAAGTTTCGTGAAAAAGGCGTCAAGGTAGAAACGGGTATTTTCGGTGCCATGATGGACGTTCAGCTATTAAATCACGGACCAGTTACGTTGATAGTTGAAAGTAAATAAAATGCAGTTATGAGTTAAGAGTGTTGAGTTATGAGTTTGTGCAATAAGCTTCGAAGCTCTGCTAAAAAAACTCAAATCTCAAAATTCAAAACTCAAAACTCCAAATAAAAAAACCTAACTTTGCCAAAGTTAGGTTTTTTTATTTGGAAAAATGGACATGATAAGGGAAAAGAGTTTGTAATGAAAGGAAGTCGAATATGAGAGCGGGAAGTAAACAAACAGGAACAGGAAATGGACATCATCAACTAATTGGAGTTGACTTTCATGACTTTATTCAAAGAGAACAAAATGCTACGAATTATGAGCTCGCTGAGGAATATGGGATCTCATTACGAAGTGTAAAAGATTTAAAAAAGAAATTATCAAGAAATTAAATTCGAAAGATATTGACAAGATTACTGTAACTTCGTATGATAGAATACAACGATTAACTTAATAAGTTTACAACCTTTGATGGAGCATAGTAGTTAAGGATTTGCTTGGTAAGAGAGGAAATGTCGTGGCTGAAAACATTTCTCCAAGTGCTTAATGAATGAACACTCCTTAGGTTTTTCCTTGAAAGAAGCTAAGTCTACTTTGGTAGAACTATTCTTTTAGTAGGGGAAAACGTCTACAGGCGTTAACTGTCTAAAGTGGGACTTACATGTTACATACAGTCCAATTAGGGTGGCACCACGGGATCCAAGCTCTCGTCCCTGATATTAATATCAGGGGTGGGGGTTTTTTTGTACTCAAAAAAAGACTTAACTATGATAACGTGTTAAAGTGTGAAACGTGCTTTGGGATTTTACATAGAGTTGATTTTAGTTTAGGAGGAGTAAGGATGAATTTTAAAATACCAAGAGGGACGCAGGACATATTACCCGGGAAAGTAGAACTTTGGCAATTTGTGGAGGGAAAGGCAAGAGATCTTTGTCGACGTTACAATTATAAAGAAATCCGCACACCTATTTTTGAGCATACTGAATTGTTTTTGCGAGGAGTAGGTGACACGACGGATGTCGTTCAAAAGGAAATGTATACTTTTGAAGATCGCGGTGAACGTAGCTTAACGTTAAGACCTGAAGGAACTGCGTCTGTTGCTAGATCGTATGTGGAAAATAAACTTTTTGGTAACCCTAGCCAACCGACTAAACTTTACTATATTGGTCCGATGTTTCGTTATGAGAGACCACAATCAGGAAGAATGCGCCAGTTTGTCCAATTTGGTGTAGAGGCGTTAGGAAGCGCTGATCCGACTATTGACGCTGAAGTAATTGCGTTAGCCATGGAGTTTTATCGCGAATTAGGGCTTAAGAACCTCAAGCTTGTTATCAATAGCTTAGGAGATACGGAGAGCAGAAATGCTCATCGAAAAGCTCTAATAGACCACTTTGAGCCGAGAATTGAAGAGTTTTGTTCAGATTGTCAATCTCGATTAGAAAAAAATCCATTACGAATATTAGATTGTAAAAAAGATCGTGATCATGAATTAATGGGAACGGCTCCAGCCATTTTGGATTACTTAAATGAAGAGTCAACAATCTATTTTGATAAAGTTAAAAAGCTGTTAACTGATATGGAAATCGCTTTTGTAGTAGATCCAAATCTTGTTCGAGGTTTAGATTATTACAATAATACAGCTTTTGAAATTATGATTGATGGGGATGGTTTCGGGTCGATAACGACACTAAGTGGTGGGGGAAGATACAATGGTTTAGTTCAAGAAATTGGCGGCCCTGAAACACCTGGGATCGGATTTGCCTTAAGTATCGAGCGATTATTGATGGCGCTTGAAGTTCAAAATATTTCATTACCGATAACTGAGAAATTAGATTGCTACGTAATTGCTATGGGCGATGAAGCGAAAATTGAAGCAGCCAATATTAGTTTCAAGCTAAGAAAAGCTGGCTTCTCGTGTGATCAAGACTATCTTGATAAAAAAATGAAAGCTCAAATGAAGGCGGCTGATCGTTTTCAAGCCACTTTCGTTGTCATAATTGGTGAGAATGAGTTAGAAAAAGGCACAGTTGTTGTCAAAGAAATGGCAACTGGCGAACAAAAAGAAGTTCCTGTAATTGAGCTAACAAGTTATTTACAAGAAAAGATGAATACTAGGGGGCATTAATAGTGATTGGAAGAACGCATAACTGTGGAGAAGTGTTAGAGCCGGCAATCGGCGAAAAGGTACGACTAAAGGGTGGGTACAAACACGCCGTGATTTAGGGCAAGTTATTTTTATTGATTTACGTGACCGTTCAGGTATTGTCCAAGTGGTATTTCAGCCTGAAATTTCAGCAGAAGCTCACCAAGTTGCTAATAAAATCCGTAATGAATATGTCATTGATGTTGAAGGAACAGTTATAGCGCGTGATGAATCAACGGTAAATGCAAAAATGGTAACTGGTAAAATAGAAGTTTTAGCATCGAAAATAGAGGTCTTAAATAAATCAAAATCACTCCCATTTTTAATTGAAGATGATGCGACAGCATCCGAAGACGTCCGTTTAAAATACCGTTATCTTGATTTAAGACGCCCTGAGATG
Proteins encoded in this window:
- the hisS gene encoding histidine--tRNA ligase — encoded protein: MNFKIPRGTQDILPGKVELWQFVEGKARDLCRRYNYKEIRTPIFEHTELFLRGVGDTTDVVQKEMYTFEDRGERSLTLRPEGTASVARSYVENKLFGNPSQPTKLYYIGPMFRYERPQSGRMRQFVQFGVEALGSADPTIDAEVIALAMEFYRELGLKNLKLVINSLGDTESRNAHRKALIDHFEPRIEEFCSDCQSRLEKNPLRILDCKKDRDHELMGTAPAILDYLNEESTIYFDKVKKLLTDMEIAFVVDPNLVRGLDYYNNTAFEIMIDGDGFGSITTLSGGGRYNGLVQEIGGPETPGIGFALSIERLLMALEVQNISLPITEKLDCYVIAMGDEAKIEAANISFKLRKAGFSCDQDYLDKKMKAQMKAADRFQATFVVIIGENELEKGTVVVKEMATGEQKEVPVIELTSYLQEKMNTRGH